The following proteins come from a genomic window of Mariniflexile sp. TRM1-10:
- a CDS encoding prohibitin family protein, which produces MERLPKVALPIIIVAIILIVLLTKSAVTIGSGEAGVLYKTFDNGVVTDEPPLGEGFHIVAPWNKVIIYEVRQQELFEKMKVLSSNGLEIQIDGSAWYEPVYNDLGNLHQSLGENYLQRVIQPAIRSAARSVVGRYTPEQLYSSKRDAIQDEIFVETKKILEKQYIQLNEFLVRDVTLPETIKDAIERKLRQEQESLEYEFRLVTAAKEAEKVIIEAEGKAESNRILSASLTDKILQDKGIDATMKLAESPNSKVIVIGSGDSGLPIILGNQ; this is translated from the coding sequence ATGGAAAGATTACCAAAAGTAGCATTACCTATAATCATTGTAGCAATCATTTTAATTGTATTACTAACTAAATCCGCAGTAACTATAGGCTCTGGAGAAGCAGGCGTACTTTATAAAACGTTTGATAATGGTGTCGTAACCGATGAGCCTCCTTTAGGAGAAGGGTTTCATATTGTAGCACCTTGGAATAAAGTCATCATTTATGAAGTACGTCAACAAGAACTTTTTGAAAAAATGAAAGTACTATCTTCTAATGGGCTAGAAATTCAAATAGATGGGTCTGCATGGTATGAACCTGTTTATAATGACCTAGGAAATCTTCATCAATCTTTAGGAGAAAATTATTTACAACGTGTTATCCAGCCAGCAATTAGAAGTGCTGCTCGTAGTGTTGTTGGCCGCTATACACCCGAACAATTATATTCTAGCAAACGTGATGCGATTCAAGATGAAATATTTGTTGAAACTAAAAAAATACTAGAAAAGCAATATATACAACTCAATGAATTTTTAGTGCGTGATGTTACTTTGCCTGAAACAATTAAAGATGCTATTGAACGCAAACTAAGACAAGAGCAAGAATCCTTAGAATATGAGTTTAGATTGGTTACCGCAGCTAAAGAAGCTGAAAAAGTAATTATAGAGGCAGAAGGTAAAGCAGAATCAAACAGAATTTTAAGTGCCTCGTTAACCGATAAAATTTTACAAGATAAAGGTATAGATGCCACTATGAAATTAGCAGAATCGCCAAATAGCAAAGTCATTGTTATTGGTTCTGGTGATAGTGGCTTGCCTATTATTTTAGGAAACCAATAG
- the hisB gene encoding bifunctional histidinol-phosphatase/imidazoleglycerol-phosphate dehydratase HisB yields the protein MKKVLFIDRDGTLVLEPPIDYQLDSLEKLEFYPKVFQYMAKIANELDYELVMVTNQDGLGTDSFPEDTFWPAQNKIISAFAKEGVEFADIHIDKTFPHENAPTRKPRTGLLTKYFSEAYDLENSFVLGDRITDMELAKNLGAKGIYLSENPNLGADEIETSKQDILNVIALTTTDWKEIYEFLKLEDRVAEITRNTNETQIYIKLNLDGSGKNDINTGLSFFDHMLDQIGRHGAMDLTIKVNGDLEVDEHHTIEDTMIAFGELFHKALGNKLGIERYGFCLPMDDCLAQVAVDFGGRNWLEWDAEFKREKIGDMPTEMFYHLFKSFTDGAKCNLNIKAEGVNEHHKIEGIFKAFAKAMKMAVKRDSNKMFLPSTKGIL from the coding sequence ATGAAAAAAGTATTATTTATAGACCGCGACGGCACGTTGGTTTTGGAACCACCCATAGATTACCAATTAGATAGTTTGGAAAAATTGGAGTTTTATCCAAAAGTGTTTCAATACATGGCTAAAATAGCAAATGAGCTAGACTACGAATTGGTGATGGTCACAAATCAAGATGGTTTGGGTACGGATTCTTTTCCTGAAGATACGTTTTGGCCAGCGCAGAATAAAATCATCAGTGCCTTTGCTAAAGAAGGAGTCGAGTTCGCAGATATCCATATCGACAAAACCTTTCCGCATGAAAATGCACCCACTCGTAAGCCTAGAACCGGTTTGTTGACAAAGTATTTTTCAGAAGCCTACGATTTAGAAAATTCGTTTGTATTAGGTGATAGAATTACCGATATGGAACTGGCTAAAAACCTAGGAGCCAAAGGTATTTATCTTTCCGAAAATCCAAATTTAGGTGCAGACGAAATCGAAACGTCCAAACAAGATATTTTAAACGTCATAGCTTTAACAACAACCGACTGGAAAGAAATCTATGAGTTTTTGAAATTAGAAGACCGTGTTGCTGAAATTACTCGTAATACCAATGAAACCCAAATCTACATCAAGTTAAATTTGGATGGATCTGGTAAAAACGACATCAACACCGGTTTATCGTTTTTCGATCACATGTTAGATCAAATTGGTCGTCATGGTGCTATGGATTTAACCATCAAAGTAAATGGCGATTTAGAGGTTGATGAACACCACACCATTGAAGATACCATGATTGCCTTTGGGGAATTATTCCACAAAGCATTAGGCAATAAATTGGGTATAGAACGCTACGGGTTTTGTTTACCAATGGACGATTGTCTGGCTCAGGTAGCTGTCGATTTTGGTGGTAGAAATTGGTTGGAATGGGATGCTGAATTTAAACGTGAAAAAATAGGGGATATGCCAACCGAAATGTTTTACCACTTATTTAAATCCTTTACCGATGGTGCTAAGTGCAATTTAAATATAAAGGCCGAAGGGGTAAATGAACACCATAAAATAGAGGGGATTTTTAAAGCCTTTGCTAAAGCCATGAAAATGGCGGTAAAAAGAGACTCAAACAAGATGTTTTTGCCTTCAACAAAGGGCATATTGTAA
- the hisH gene encoding imidazole glycerol phosphate synthase subunit HisH, giving the protein MKLVIINYGAGNIKSIQFAFKRLGVDAVLSNNPEEILAADKIIFPGVGEASSAMTMLKETGLDTLIPKLKQPVLGICLGMQLLCEFTEEGNTKGLGVFKTTVKRFDNNVKVPQMGWNVIKDLKSELFKGIKESEYMYLVHSYYAEHCAETIATTDYGINYASALKHNNFYGVQFHPEKSSLAGEKILENFLKLDIKSF; this is encoded by the coding sequence TTGAAATTAGTTATCATAAATTACGGCGCAGGAAATATTAAAAGCATCCAATTTGCTTTTAAACGTTTGGGTGTTGATGCGGTTTTATCAAACAATCCAGAGGAAATCCTAGCAGCCGATAAAATTATTTTTCCAGGGGTAGGCGAAGCGAGTTCTGCTATGACCATGCTTAAAGAAACAGGTTTGGATACGCTCATTCCAAAATTAAAACAACCCGTTTTGGGTATTTGTTTAGGGATGCAATTGCTTTGTGAATTCACCGAAGAAGGCAATACCAAAGGCTTGGGTGTTTTTAAAACCACAGTAAAACGCTTTGATAATAACGTAAAAGTACCTCAAATGGGCTGGAATGTTATTAAAGATTTGAAATCGGAGTTGTTTAAAGGAATCAAAGAAAGTGAATACATGTATTTGGTACATAGTTATTATGCCGAGCATTGTGCGGAGACCATTGCAACTACCGATTATGGGATTAATTATGCTTCTGCACTAAAACATAATAACTTTTATGGTGTTCAATTTCACCCAGAAAAGAGTAGTTTAGCAGGAGAAAAAATATTGGAGAACTTTTTGAAGCTAGATATTAAAAGTTTTTAA
- a CDS encoding SDR family NAD(P)-dependent oxidoreductase, whose product MNKETKTAIITGSSSGVGAASCIEFAKRGWNVVINYSQNESGAYELAEICKNLGVATLVCQANVANEEDCQRMVDETIKTLGSIDALVNNAGTTRYCNYNDLEGLNKKDFQDIYEVNVIGAYQMVKMAAPYLKKVHGAIVNISSISAISGVGSSIAYAASKGALSTMTLSLAHALAPEVRVNGVCPGFIQTRWTKGFLGDRYESVKENVEKASLINKTSLPEDIAKGIIYLAIDAVTTSGQLLTIDGGQLVNQGKM is encoded by the coding sequence ATGAACAAAGAAACTAAAACTGCCATTATAACAGGCTCATCATCGGGAGTAGGTGCGGCTTCTTGTATTGAATTTGCTAAAAGAGGGTGGAATGTCGTCATTAATTATTCTCAAAATGAAAGTGGTGCTTACGAACTCGCTGAAATATGTAAAAACCTTGGAGTAGCTACTTTGGTATGTCAAGCAAATGTTGCTAATGAAGAAGATTGCCAAAGAATGGTAGACGAGACCATAAAAACTTTAGGGAGCATTGATGCATTGGTTAATAACGCTGGAACCACTAGATACTGTAATTATAATGATTTAGAAGGACTTAATAAAAAGGATTTCCAAGACATTTATGAAGTCAACGTTATTGGAGCCTACCAAATGGTAAAAATGGCAGCACCGTATCTAAAAAAGGTTCATGGTGCGATTGTTAATATATCTTCCATTAGTGCTATATCCGGTGTAGGAAGCTCCATTGCTTATGCGGCGTCTAAAGGCGCTTTGTCCACAATGACACTTTCACTTGCCCATGCGCTTGCCCCAGAGGTTAGAGTCAATGGCGTTTGCCCTGGTTTTATTCAGACGCGATGGACAAAAGGTTTTTTAGGAGACAGGTATGAGTCTGTCAAAGAAAATGTCGAAAAGGCTTCACTTATTAATAAAACATCATTGCCAGAAGATATTGCAAAAGGTATTATTTATTTAGCAATCGATGCCGTAACGACTTCTGGGCAGTTATTGACTATAGATGGGGGCCAATTAGTGAATCAAGGAAAAATGTAA
- the hisC gene encoding histidinol-phosphate transaminase, protein MKTNFDLKNIIRPTIKALKPYSSARDEFQGVTDDMVFLDANENPFENGVNRYPDPQQGKLKSVLSGIKGISTKQILLGNGSDEVLDLIYRAFCEPNRDNVVILPPTYGMYEVLANLNAIGIKKVDLDADFQPKVEDILNAADANSKLLFICSPNNPSGNSFSSEAIEALVSKFKGIVVIDEAYIDFSNEASWLTRLNEFPNLIVTQTLSKAYAMAGIRLGICYASAEIITVLNTIKPPYNINELTQNKAIELLNIKDLASKQIADILKERSALISELKSIGYVSKIYPSDANFVLVKVDDANKRYNQLIEKGIVIRNRTTQAGCENTLRLTVGTPEENEILIKTLLSISKS, encoded by the coding sequence ATGAAAACAAATTTTGATTTAAAAAATATAATACGTCCGACTATAAAAGCACTAAAACCGTATTCATCCGCACGTGATGAATTTCAAGGGGTAACCGACGATATGGTATTTTTAGATGCTAATGAAAATCCGTTTGAAAATGGTGTAAACCGTTACCCAGATCCACAACAGGGAAAGTTGAAGTCGGTTTTATCTGGAATTAAAGGGATTTCAACAAAACAAATCCTTTTAGGAAATGGAAGTGATGAAGTGCTGGACTTGATTTACAGGGCATTTTGCGAACCGAATCGAGATAATGTCGTTATTTTACCTCCAACATATGGTATGTATGAAGTGTTGGCTAACTTGAATGCGATTGGCATTAAAAAAGTGGATTTAGATGCAGATTTTCAGCCAAAAGTTGAAGACATTTTAAATGCTGCGGATGCTAATAGTAAGTTACTATTCATATGTTCACCAAACAATCCTTCAGGGAATAGTTTTTCTTCAGAAGCCATTGAAGCATTGGTTAGTAAATTTAAAGGCATTGTGGTTATTGATGAGGCTTATATCGATTTTTCAAATGAAGCAAGTTGGTTGACAAGATTAAATGAATTTCCTAATTTAATTGTGACGCAAACCTTGTCCAAAGCGTATGCCATGGCAGGTATTCGATTGGGGATTTGTTATGCTTCAGCTGAAATCATTACGGTTTTAAACACCATAAAACCTCCTTATAACATCAACGAATTAACACAAAATAAAGCTATTGAATTATTAAATATCAAAGATTTGGCTAGCAAACAAATTGCCGACATATTGAAAGAACGCAGTGCTTTAATTTCAGAATTAAAATCTATTGGTTATGTTTCAAAAATATATCCATCAGACGCTAATTTTGTATTGGTAAAAGTCGATGATGCCAATAAACGTTACAATCAACTTATTGAGAAAGGTATTGTAATTAGAAATAGAACAACACAGGCAGGTTGTGAAAACACATTGCGATTAACCGTTGGAACACCTGAAGAGAATGAGATATTGATAAAAACACTTTTATCAATATCGAAATCCTGA
- a CDS encoding VWA domain-containing protein, with product MSSETLLYIILAGIIALLLAGFQYKFNKKSMTKLSMLFLFLRFLTIFSVLLLLINPKFEQITLSTIKPNLVIAVDNSSSIKYLKQDANVNSLVEKLTTDKRLTDKFHIETYTFGEKLSPSNGIEFDEKQTNINDAFNQLSQIYKQSISPTILISDGNQTYGNSYEFAYNNYKQPIYPVILGDTVRHTDLKIQQLSVNKYAYLKNQFPVETILVYNGDTAINSKFIVTNGNSVVYSEIVNFTKQNNSKVINFKLPANTVGVHAYKALLQPLENEKNTTNNFKNFAIEVIDQKTKIALVSDFIHPDLGALKKSIESNEQRSVLFLNSNNVLTQINDFQLVILYQPNNRFNKLYEVLNSENKNRFTVIGTKTDLNFLNNINKTFTHEITNQTETYQAELNKNYAPFIIEDINFESFPPLNTHYGAVSFSLPFETILNKTIHGISTKAPLLATFETNGRREAVLFGENIWQWRAQSYINDKSFNSFDDFIGKLIQYTASNKQKSRLNVAYESFYNGNTNVIIKAEFFDKNYVFDTRETLHITVKNLVTNETKTFPLILNNTNYQVDLSSLPASDYEFTIKASKENISKSGSFKILEYNVEQQFLNADVTKLQQLATNSQGKSFFVNTAENLAETLLNDKRFVSIQKSNKNSLPLIDWKYLLIIIALSLSLEWFLRKYNGLI from the coding sequence ATGAGTTCAGAAACTCTATTATACATCATATTAGCAGGAATCATTGCTTTGTTATTAGCAGGATTTCAGTATAAATTCAACAAAAAAAGCATGACTAAACTAAGCATGCTTTTTTTGTTTTTAAGATTTCTTACGATCTTCTCAGTGTTATTATTGCTTATCAATCCAAAGTTTGAGCAAATAACGCTTTCTACCATAAAACCTAATTTGGTTATTGCTGTCGATAATTCAAGCTCAATAAAGTATTTGAAACAAGATGCGAATGTCAACAGTTTAGTTGAAAAATTGACAACCGATAAAAGATTAACCGATAAATTTCATATTGAAACCTATACGTTTGGTGAAAAGTTAAGCCCTTCAAATGGTATTGAATTCGACGAAAAACAAACCAATATAAATGATGCCTTCAACCAACTGTCCCAAATTTATAAGCAATCGATTTCTCCAACCATTTTAATTTCCGATGGCAACCAAACCTACGGAAACAGCTATGAATTCGCTTATAATAATTACAAACAACCCATATATCCAGTTATTTTAGGCGATACGGTTAGGCATACCGATCTAAAAATTCAGCAATTAAGCGTAAACAAGTATGCCTATTTAAAAAATCAGTTTCCAGTAGAAACTATTCTGGTGTATAATGGTGATACTGCTATCAATTCTAAGTTTATTGTTACAAATGGGAATTCCGTAGTGTATTCTGAAATTGTAAACTTTACAAAACAGAATAACTCTAAGGTTATTAACTTCAAACTTCCAGCAAATACCGTTGGCGTACATGCTTACAAAGCGTTGTTGCAACCTTTGGAAAATGAAAAAAACACCACCAATAATTTTAAAAATTTCGCCATTGAAGTTATCGATCAAAAAACGAAAATTGCCTTGGTAAGCGATTTTATTCATCCCGATTTAGGTGCTTTAAAAAAGAGTATTGAAAGTAATGAACAGCGCTCGGTTTTGTTTTTAAACTCAAATAATGTTTTAACTCAAATAAATGATTTTCAATTAGTTATTTTGTATCAACCAAATAATAGGTTTAATAAATTATATGAGGTTTTAAATTCAGAAAACAAGAACCGATTCACAGTAATTGGTACTAAAACAGATTTGAATTTTCTAAACAATATCAATAAAACGTTTACCCACGAAATAACAAATCAAACAGAAACTTATCAAGCTGAATTAAACAAAAACTATGCGCCATTTATTATTGAAGATATTAATTTTGAATCGTTTCCTCCACTTAATACACATTACGGTGCTGTATCATTTTCGCTTCCTTTTGAAACTATTTTAAATAAAACCATTCATGGTATTTCAACAAAAGCCCCATTGCTTGCTACTTTTGAAACAAATGGTAGGCGAGAAGCGGTTTTGTTTGGTGAAAATATATGGCAGTGGCGTGCACAAAGTTACATAAACGACAAATCGTTTAATTCTTTTGATGATTTTATAGGGAAGCTTATTCAATATACAGCTTCGAACAAACAAAAAAGCAGATTGAATGTAGCATACGAATCGTTTTATAACGGCAATACAAATGTTATTATAAAAGCTGAATTTTTCGATAAGAATTATGTGTTCGATACGCGTGAAACACTTCATATTACTGTGAAAAATTTGGTTACTAACGAAACTAAAACCTTTCCGCTTATTTTAAACAATACCAACTATCAAGTAGATCTGAGTAGTTTGCCCGCATCCGATTATGAATTTACAATAAAGGCTTCAAAAGAAAACATCTCTAAATCGGGAAGCTTTAAAATTTTAGAATACAACGTTGAGCAACAATTTTTAAATGCCGATGTAACAAAACTCCAACAATTAGCGACGAACAGTCAAGGAAAAAGTTTTTTTGTAAACACTGCGGAAAACCTAGCAGAAACCCTTTTAAACGACAAGAGATTTGTTAGTATCCAAAAAAGCAATAAAAATAGCTTACCTTTGATAGATTGGAAATATCTACTCATTATAATCGCTTTAAGTTTGTCTCTAGAGTGGTTTTTAAGAAAATATAACGGATTAATTTAA
- the fabG gene encoding 3-oxoacyl-[acyl-carrier-protein] reductase → MKLLEGKTAIITGASRGIGRGIAQVFAAQGANIAFTYSSSVEAANELEKELIAQGVKAKGYKSNAASFDEAQKLADDVVAEFGSIDVLVNNAGITKDNLLMRITEEDFDTVIEVNLKSVFNMTKAVQKTMLKQRKGSIINMSSVVGVKGNAGQTNYAASKAGIIGFSKSVALELGSRNIRSNVVAPGFIETEMTAKLDEETIKGWRAGIPLKRGGTPEDVANACVFLASDMSAYVTGQTLHVDGGMLT, encoded by the coding sequence ATGAAATTATTAGAAGGAAAAACGGCCATCATCACAGGAGCCAGTAGAGGTATTGGTAGAGGGATTGCACAAGTATTTGCTGCCCAAGGTGCTAATATTGCGTTTACATATAGTAGTTCTGTTGAGGCTGCTAACGAACTTGAAAAAGAATTAATAGCGCAAGGCGTAAAAGCTAAAGGCTATAAAAGTAATGCCGCTAGCTTTGATGAAGCTCAAAAATTAGCAGACGATGTCGTGGCGGAATTTGGTAGTATTGATGTATTGGTCAATAATGCCGGTATTACAAAAGATAACTTATTAATGCGTATTACCGAAGAAGATTTTGATACCGTTATTGAAGTCAACTTAAAATCGGTTTTCAATATGACCAAGGCAGTACAAAAAACCATGCTAAAACAGCGTAAAGGCTCTATTATTAATATGAGTTCGGTTGTTGGTGTAAAAGGAAATGCAGGACAGACCAATTATGCAGCGTCTAAAGCGGGTATTATAGGGTTTTCAAAATCAGTAGCCTTAGAATTGGGTTCCAGAAACATAAGAAGCAACGTGGTTGCTCCAGGTTTTATTGAAACCGAAATGACAGCAAAACTTGATGAAGAAACCATAAAAGGATGGCGTGCAGGAATCCCATTAAAACGTGGTGGTACACCGGAAGATGTTGCTAATGCATGCGTGTTTTTAGCAAGCGACATGAGTGCCTATGTTACAGGACAAACGCTTCATGTTGACGGAGGCATGTTAACCTAA
- a CDS encoding four helix bundle protein: MKNELIERTERFGIDCWHFCFKIPKSREYNAFVNQLIRSSSSVGANYRASQRAKSTADFINKLKIVEEEVDESVYWLEIFEEVLSGNSEEISNLQKEGRELLAITVASINTAKRNSNK, translated from the coding sequence ATGAAAAACGAATTAATTGAAAGAACAGAACGATTTGGAATAGACTGCTGGCATTTCTGTTTTAAAATCCCTAAATCTAGAGAATATAATGCTTTTGTCAATCAATTAATAAGAAGCTCTAGTTCTGTGGGAGCAAATTATAGAGCTTCCCAACGCGCCAAATCGACAGCCGATTTTATAAATAAATTAAAAATAGTTGAAGAAGAAGTAGATGAGAGCGTATATTGGTTGGAAATTTTTGAAGAAGTTCTTTCAGGTAATTCCGAGGAAATTTCAAACCTTCAAAAAGAAGGAAGAGAGTTATTAGCCATAACAGTCGCTTCTATTAATACAGCAAAAAGAAATAGTAATAAATAA
- the hisD gene encoding histidinol dehydrogenase — protein sequence MQIINNPHRDEWSQLLKRPTQTVSDIETVVNQIFDAVRLNGDAAINKYTQQFDGIALESSLVTMGDIQKAIAHVPEALQNAIKKAKQNIEAFHAAQKTNRVEVETTQGVKCWQEKRPIQKVGLYIPGGTAPLFSTVLMLAIPAQIAGCKEIVLCSPPNKQGELAPEILFAAQLCGVTKIIKVGGIQAIAGLTFGTETIPQVYKIFGPGNQFVTVAKQLATKFGVAIDMPAGPSELLVVADASANASYIASDLLSQAEHGTDSQVILVSTSNALINKVSEEIEKQLRVLPRKAIAEKAIANSKLIYVENDELAMELINEYGPEHFIICTENEDFYVDNIENAGSVFIGDYTPESAGDYASGTNHTLPTNGFSKAYSGVNLDSFSKSMTFQKISKAGLLNIGETIELMAEAEGLQAHKNAVSIRLKDLK from the coding sequence ATGCAAATAATTAATAACCCACATAGAGATGAATGGTCCCAACTATTAAAAAGACCCACTCAAACCGTGAGCGATATTGAAACGGTTGTAAATCAGATTTTTGATGCTGTGCGTTTAAATGGCGATGCTGCCATTAATAAATACACACAACAGTTTGATGGCATTGCCTTAGAATCAAGTCTGGTAACGATGGGGGACATTCAAAAAGCCATAGCCCATGTGCCAGAAGCACTTCAAAATGCCATAAAAAAGGCAAAACAAAATATTGAAGCTTTTCACGCTGCACAAAAAACAAACAGGGTAGAAGTTGAAACCACTCAAGGTGTAAAATGTTGGCAAGAAAAGCGCCCGATTCAAAAAGTGGGGCTATATATCCCAGGAGGTACCGCCCCTTTGTTTTCAACGGTTTTAATGTTGGCAATTCCTGCGCAAATAGCAGGTTGTAAAGAAATTGTGCTTTGTTCGCCACCAAATAAACAAGGGGAGTTGGCACCAGAAATTTTGTTTGCAGCACAACTTTGTGGGGTTACTAAAATTATAAAAGTAGGAGGTATCCAAGCCATTGCAGGATTAACTTTTGGAACGGAAACCATACCACAGGTATATAAAATATTCGGACCCGGCAACCAGTTTGTTACCGTGGCTAAACAATTAGCAACCAAATTTGGTGTAGCTATCGATATGCCTGCAGGTCCCAGTGAATTGTTGGTCGTTGCCGATGCATCCGCAAATGCTTCATACATCGCATCCGATTTATTAAGTCAAGCGGAACATGGTACGGACAGCCAAGTTATTTTAGTTTCAACTTCGAATGCTTTAATCAATAAGGTTTCAGAAGAAATTGAAAAACAGCTTCGTGTGCTTCCGCGTAAAGCGATTGCAGAAAAAGCCATAGCAAATTCAAAACTTATTTATGTAGAAAATGATGAATTGGCGATGGAATTAATAAACGAATATGGCCCGGAACATTTTATTATCTGTACAGAAAATGAAGATTTTTACGTAGATAATATTGAAAATGCAGGCTCTGTGTTTATTGGCGACTATACACCGGAAAGCGCAGGCGATTATGCTTCTGGAACCAACCATACATTGCCTACTAACGGATTTTCGAAAGCCTATTCAGGTGTGAATTTAGATAGTTTTTCTAAAAGTATGACCTTTCAAAAGATATCGAAAGCAGGTCTTTTGAATATTGGTGAAACCATAGAACTTATGGCGGAAGCAGAAGGTTTACAGGCACATAAAAATGCCGTTTCCATTCGATTAAAGGATTTAAAATAA
- the hisG gene encoding ATP phosphoribosyltransferase encodes MSTLRIAVQKSGRLHDESMELLKDIGISIDNGIDQLKASARNFPVEVFYLRNGDIPQYLKDGVVDAAIIGENVLIEKGSGINIAEKLGFSSCRVCIAVPKTMNYTSIKDLDGKRIATSYPNTVQNYLDAQGITANLHIINGSVEIAPNIGLADAIVDIVSSGSTLFKNNLKEVEMILKSEAVLAVSPILDAEKQAILDKIQFRIKSVLKGRESKYVLLNAPNDKVQDIIDVLPGMKSPTVLPLAEAGWSSIHSVISKNEFWDVIDDLKAKGAQGILVCPIEKMVL; translated from the coding sequence ATGAGTACATTAAGAATTGCAGTACAAAAATCAGGTCGTTTACACGACGAATCTATGGAACTACTTAAGGATATAGGTATTTCTATTGATAATGGCATAGACCAATTAAAAGCATCAGCAAGAAATTTTCCTGTTGAAGTTTTCTATCTAAGAAATGGCGATATTCCCCAATATTTAAAAGATGGTGTCGTTGATGCGGCTATTATTGGTGAAAATGTGTTGATTGAAAAGGGTAGTGGTATTAATATAGCCGAAAAACTAGGGTTTTCTTCATGCCGCGTTTGTATTGCAGTGCCAAAAACAATGAATTATACGAGTATTAAAGATTTAGATGGCAAACGCATCGCAACATCATATCCAAACACCGTTCAAAATTATTTGGATGCACAAGGTATCACAGCAAATCTTCATATTATTAACGGATCCGTTGAAATAGCACCCAATATCGGGTTAGCAGATGCTATTGTTGATATTGTTTCAAGCGGAAGTACGTTGTTTAAAAACAATTTGAAAGAGGTTGAAATGATTTTAAAATCGGAGGCGGTTTTGGCAGTTTCACCAATTTTAGATGCTGAAAAACAAGCTATTTTAGATAAAATTCAATTCAGAATCAAATCGGTTTTAAAAGGAAGGGAATCTAAATACGTTTTATTGAATGCACCAAATGATAAAGTTCAAGATATCATAGATGTGTTACCGGGGATGAAGAGCCCAACGGTACTGCCTTTAGCAGAAGCGGGTTGGAGTTCCATACACTCGGTAATAAGCAAAAACGAATTTTGGGACGTTATTGACGATTTAAAAGCAAAAGGCGCCCAAGGTATTTTAGTGTGTCCTATTGAGAAAATGGTACTGTAA
- a CDS encoding GIY-YIG nuclease family protein produces the protein MLTYYCYITSNKNRTVLYIGYTDNLKRRLVEHSKGIGAVFTKKYKATDLVYFETFDNKKEAKKRESQLKNWHKEWKWNLIKKSNPNLITLEIN, from the coding sequence ATGTTGACGTATTATTGCTATATAACATCAAATAAAAATAGAACAGTATTATATATTGGTTATACAGATAACTTAAAACGAAGATTAGTTGAACATTCAAAAGGAATTGGGGCTGTATTTACAAAAAAGTACAAGGCAACAGATTTAGTTTATTTTGAAACATTTGACAATAAAAAGGAAGCTAAAAAAAGAGAAAGTCAATTAAAGAATTGGCATAAAGAATGGAAATGGAACTTGATAAAAAAATCAAATCCAAATTTAATAACCTTAGAAATTAATTAG